Genomic DNA from Oreochromis aureus strain Israel breed Guangdong linkage group 2, ZZ_aureus, whole genome shotgun sequence:
GAGAGCGACACCCGCATTTCTCTTTGAAATTAATCGCAGTTGATGGAGGAACACCGCAGAGATCTGGTACAGTAAATATAGATGTGACTGTGTTAGACGCCAACGACAACGATCCAGTTTTTAATCAATCGGTGTACAAAGCATCTGTtttggaaaatacaaaaacagagaCTAGTATCATTACAGTAAATGCCACAGACGCAGATAGTGGATCAAATGGACAAATTACATACGGTTTGTCCGAAATGAAAGAAAGTGCAGCGGATATTTTTAGAATTGATGAAAACACCGGAACAATTTACGTGTCTGGTCAGATTGACTAcgagaaagacaaaaaatacgAGTTGAGGGTAGAGGCAAAGGATCATGGTGGATTAACTGGGACAAGTAAAGTTATATTTGATGTTATTGATGTTAATGATAATGCTCCTATTATAAATGTAATGTCATTTTCTAGTCCCCTGTCAGAGGATGCCCGACCTGGTACAACCATAGCcgttttaaatataaaagacGCAGATTCTGAGAGAAATGGACAAATTAAATGTTCGATTGATGGTAAACTTCCCTTTAAAATTGAAACATCTCTGACCAACTATTACAATTTGGTCTCAGATCAACACTTTGACAGAGAATCCATCTCAGAATATAACATAACAATTACAGCCACCGATTTTGGGTCTCCCCCTCTGTCTAGTTCAACAAAATTGCATCTAAAAATCTCTGACGTCAACGACAACGCACCATTATTTGATAAAAACAGCTATACTGCTTATATCACAGAGAATAACTCTCCTGGATTTTCCATATTTACTGTGAGTGCGCGGGACTCTGATTGGAATCAAAACGCTAGGATCTCATATCTTTTAGAGGAACAACAGGTCAGTGGGAGTCCAGTTTCTACTTATGTGtctttaaactctgaaactggaGTTCTTAGTGCGGTTCGCTCCTTTGATTATGAGCAAATCAAACACATTGCGTTAGTAATTAAAGCACAAGATGGAGGCTCTCCTCCACTTAGCAGCAACGTGACTGTGAAAATGATAATCCAAGACCAGAACGACAACCCCCCTCAGGTTCTGTACCCAGTCCAAACTGGTGGCTCTCTGGTGGCTGAAATGGTTCCTCGTTCAGCAGATATGGGCTATCTGGTGACTAAAGTGGTGGCTGTTGATGTGGACTCTGGACAGAATGCCTGGCTCTCCTATAAACTGCAGAAAGCCACAGACAGGGCGCTGTTTGAAGTGGGCTTACAGaatggagaaatcagaactatcCGCCAAGTCACGGATAAAGATGCTGTCAAACAAAGACTGACAGTTATAGTGGAGGACAACGGGCAGCCCTCTCGTTCAGCTACAGTCATTGTTAACGTGGCGGTGGCGGACAGCTTCCCTGAAGTTCTGTCGGAGTTCACTGAATTGACACACGACAAGGAGTACAATGACAACCTGACTTTTTACTTAGTCTTGGCTCTGGCTGTGGTTTCCTTCCTCTTCATCACGTGTTTAGTGGTTATTATATCAGTCAAAATCTACAGGTGGAGACAGTCTCGCATCCTGTACCACTCCAACCTGCCTGTCATTCCATATTATCCACCACGTTACTCAGACACTTTGGGGACAGGGACTCTCCCCCATGTGTACAATTACGAAGTGTGCAGGACGACTGACTCCAGAAAGAGTGACTGTAAGTTCGGCAGAGCTGGTAGTCAGAACGTGCTGATAATGGACCCCAGTTGTACAGGAACGATGCAGCGGATACAGAGTGAAAAGAGCATCCTGGATGAACCAGACTCTCCTCTAGAGGTCAGTCAAAGgatatttgtgtatttattctCCTTCTTTGTTTGATTGCTCTGATGAAAAGCTTCGCAGCATTACACATTTCTCAGCACCAAGGACAGCGTCTCAGTTTTCCTCTGCATATAGGTAGGCCTTTAAAGCTTCTCTAAAAGTTCTTACATAgttaatttttaaaagaaagttcTCCCTAAAAGTCCCTAATAGTTTCCAGTATTTCATAAACAGAAGCTTTGTTGGGTAAAAGATTATTGATCATACTCCAGGTGTTTGTGCAATGTTTTGTGCTTGCTTATTGCATCCTCATAAGACGATAAAGAAGACATTGTCAAAGTAAAATactaaaaagaagcagaaataaGTCAGCCACGTATTTCTGAAGAGCAACGTTATTTTCCTGAAGcctgcaaagaaacaaaaaaaaattatattttctaTCACTCATCTCGACATCTTAATCTGTTTAATTATGCTGATATTGTTATTTACTCTTTCTAAGATTTTAAAGCCAGGGAATTATTTTAGTTTCCAGTTATCATGATATTTCTTTTCTGAGAGTAGGAGTTCTATTCGAGTGATTTTGTTCCCCTGGTTCTCGGCACTGTTGTTCTGCTGGTAGATAATGTAATTGAAACTTCTCTTGTTTGCGGTAGATCGTTCTCAATTTAACTTTTCCACTCACTATTAGTTGTATACACTCTTCagtgaaaaattattttattaataaaagtaatttcatATTGATCCCCACGGCTTAGATCGTTGTCACAAAGATTCAAGTCTCGTGTGATTTCTACCTTTTAGACTCTAAGGGACGCTGTTGGCCGCtgaaatattttctctgttaTGTTGTCATTCAGTCCATCCTCTCAGAGATCACACGGTGAGGAAGGCTATCTGTGTTTTGCCGAGGGTTCATGTGAACGAAGTCTCACAGATTTCCATTTAACGCTTGAGAACAATTTTATAGGCCAACCAGCTGCTGGTATACTAGGGTCTTTTTGTTACTGCCTAAAGAGAcaaatctttctttctttgtgtcttttttgtcTGAGTAATGGCGCCTGTAAGATGTCTACCTTACATGTCACCAGGATGGCGATCATTTTGTGGAGTACGACGTCGCATACGATCGCTTCTGTTGCTGCTTCTTGCGGTTAACATGGTAGGTGGTCAGATTCGGTATTCTATACCTGAGGAGATGAAGAAAGGCTCTGTTATCGGTAATGTGGCGCAGGATCTTGGCTTGGATCTGAAAAGGCTCCGCTCAGGGCGGGCCCGTATCGTAACCGGAGAAAACGTTCACTACACCGAGCTGCAGAAAGACAAAGGGATTCTGGTCGTGAATGAGAGAATAGATCGAGAGCAGCTTTGTGGGGACGTAACGCCGTGTAGTTTCAGCTTCGAAATGATTTTGGAAAACCCGATGGAACTACACAGAATAACTGTCGAGGTTTTGGATATAAATGATCACGCACCTGTCTTCCCAAACAAAGATAAACCCATCAGTTTTGAAATAAGCGAATCAGCTGCAGTTGGAGTGCGTTTTCCTCTCCAGAGCGCGGAGGATCTAGATGTAGGCCAAAGCGCTCTGCAAAATTATATTCTGTCCCCAAACGACaattttatattaaaacaaCATTCAAATCCAGATGGTGGTAAATATGTTGAAATGGTGCTCCAGAAACCTTTAGACAGAGAGCGACACCCGCATTTCTCTTTGAAATTAATCGCAATTGATGGAGGAACACCGCAGAGATCTGGTACAGTAAATATAGATGTGACTGTGTTAGACGCCAACGACAATATTCCAGTTTTTAATCAATCAGTGTACAAAGCGTCTGTTttggaaaacacaaaaacagggaCTAGTATCATTACAGTAAATGCCACAGACGCAGACAGTGGATTATATGGACACATTACATACGGTTTGtccaaaatgaaagaaagtgtAGCAGAAATATTTACGATTGATGAAAACACTGGAACAATTTACGTGTCTGGTCAGATAGATTATGAAAAATACCGAAAATACGAGTTGAGGGTAGAGGCAAAGGATCATGGTGGACTAACTGGGACAAGTAAAGTTATATTTGATGTTATTGATGTTAATGATAATGCTCCTATTATAAATGTAATGTCATTTTCTAGTCCCCTGTCAGAGGATGCAACTCCCGGGACAACTATTGCAATCTTGAATATAAAAGACACAGATTCTGAGAGAAATGGGCAAATTAAATGTTCGATTGATGGTAAACTTCCCTTTAAAATCGAATCATCTCTGACAAATTATTACAATTTGGTCTCAGATCAACACTTTGACAGAGAATCCGTCTCAGAATATAACATAACAATTACAGCCACCGATTTTGGGTCTCCCCCTCTGTCTAGTTCAACAAAATTGCATCTAAAAATCTCTGACGTCAACGACAACGCACCATTATTTGATAAAAACAGCTATACTGCTTATATCACAGAGAATAACTCTCCTGGATTTTCCATATTTACTGTGAGTGCGCGGGACTCTGATTGGAATCAAAACGCTAGAATCTCATATCTTTTAGAGGAAAAACAGATCAGTGGGAGTCCAGTTTCTACTTATGTGtctttaaactctgaaactggaGTTCTTAGCGCGGTTCGCACCTTTGATTATGAGCAAATCAAACAGTTTGAGTTAGTAATTAAAGCACAAGATGGAGGCTCTCCTCCACTCAGTAGCAACGTGACTGTGAAAATAATGATCCAAGACCAGAACGACAACCCCCCTCAGGTTCTGTACCCAGTCCAGACTGGTGGCTCTCTGGTGGCTGAAATGGTGCCACGTTCAGCAGATGTGGGCTATCTGGTGACTAAAGTGGTGGCTGTTGATGTGGACTCTGGACAGAATGCCTGGCTCTCCTATAAACTGCAGAAAGCCACAGACAGGGCCCTGTTTGAAGTGGGCTTACAGaatggagaaatcagaactatcCGCCAAGTCACTGATAAAGATGCTGTCAAACAAAGACTGACTGTTATAGTGGAGGACAATGGACAGCCCTCTCGTTCAGCTACAGTCATTGTTAACGTGGCGGTGGCAGACAGCTTCCCTGAAGTGCTGTCGGAGTTCACTGAGTTGACACACGACAAGGAGTACAATGACAACCTGACTTTTTACTTAGTCTTGGCTCTGGCTGTGGTTTCCTTCCTCTTCATCACGTGTTTAGTGGTTATTATATCAGTCAAAATCTACAGGTGGAGACAGTCTCGCATCTTGTATCACTCCAGCCTGCCTGTCATTCCATATTATCCACCACGTTACTCAGACACTTTGGGGACAGGGACTCTGCCACATGTGTACAATTACGAGGTGTGCAGGACGACTGACTCCAGAAAGAGTGACTGTAAGTTCGGCAGAGCTGGTAGTCAGAACGTGCTGATAATGGACCCCAGCTCTACAGGAACGATGCAGCGGATACAGAGTGAAAAGAGCATCCTGGATGAACCAGACTCTCCTCTAGAGGTCAGTCAAAGGATATTTCTATATTTCTTCTCGTTCTTTATTTAATTACTCTGATGAAAAGCTTGGCAGCATTACACATTTCTCAGCACCAAGGACAGCGTCCCAGTTTTCCTCTGCATATAGGTAGGCGTATAAAGCTTCTGTAAAAGGTCTTACATAGTTAATTTTTAAAGGAATGTCCTCTTATAAAGTCCCTAATAGTTTCCAGTTGTTTTTTATATCCAAAGTCTTTGTTTATAGAGTATTGATGATCACACTCCAAGTGTTTGTGCAATGTTTCCTGGCAGTGTTTTACTTGCTTACCATTCGCTTGCCATAGTTATCAAGATATTTCAAGGGGACCCTGGAAAGGTAAAATATTAACACAAAGTAGAAAGAAGGTATGTGTTTCTTAAAAGCATTCTTACTTTCTTGTGGAGTCCATATGCTCATCCAAAGTCTATTCAATTACTCGACTCATTCATACCGACTTATTTTATAGTGCTTATGCTTTCGATGCTGTCTGAGTCGCCGTATGACTTTGCATTCACTGACTTATGTCAGAATCATATAATCATTACATTAGGACTTATACATCTATAGTTTCCTCTAAAGCAACACTtctatttaatttcattttcgtttgtttttgtttttttcttcctgtgtgaGTCACGGTAGTGTTGGTGTGGCGTTTAAAAATTCTGTTGAAACTGCGGTTTCTGTTAGGTCGTCCTTTCAAATTCTCCTactattttgttgttgttgttatctaTATATATTCTTACTTGAAAAATGTCTTCATTAAGCAGAATGGtgacaataaaagaaattaaacatgccccccccccccacacacacacacacactaacacgcacacacatcacacacacacttacagtcATAACAGTTGTTTAATATTCATTTGTCAAATCTCGTATGATTTCCACCTTTTAGACTGTAAGGGACGCTGTTGGCCAGTAAAATATTTTCGATCTTGCGTTGCTCTTCAGTTCATCCCACCAGTAATCATGCAGTGAAGTGGGCGCTCTGTGTTTTGTCGATAGATCGTATGAACAAGGTCTCTCAGAGTTACATTTACGGCTTGAATTAAATGTAATTTGGACGCTGATATACCGggagcttttttgttttctaattCCTAAGGAGatatatctttttatttttaattttctttttcttttttgtctgagTGATGGCGACTGTAAGGCGTCAAACCCGCGTCCCATCAAAATGGGAATCATTTTCTGGAGTACGACGTCACATAGGAATGCTCCTGTTGCTGCTTCTTGCGGTTAACATGGTAGGTGGTCAGATTCGGTATTCTATACCTGAGGAGATGAAGAAAGGCTCTGTTATCGGTAATGTGGCGCAGGATCTTGGCTTGGATCTGAAAAGGCTCCGCTCAGGGCGGGCCCGTATCGTGACCGGAGAAAACGTTCACTACACCGAGCTGCAGAAAGACAAAGGGATTCTGGTCGTGAATGAGAGAATAGACCGAGAGCAGCTTTGTGGGGACGTAACGCCGTGTAGTTTCAGCTTTGAGATGATTTTGGAAAACCCGATGGAACTACATAGAATAACTGTCGAGGTTTTGGATATAAATGATCACGCACCTGTCTTCCCAAACAAAGATAAACCCATCAGTTTTGAAATAAGCGAATCAGCTGCAGTTGGAGTGCGTTTCCCTCTGCAGAGCGCGCAGGATCTAGATGTAGGCCAAAACGCACTGCAAAATTATATTCTGTCCCCAAACGACaattttatattaaaacaaCATTCAAATCCAGATGGAAGAAAATATGTTGAAATGGTTCTCCAGAAACCTTTAGACAGAGAGCGACACCCGCATTTCTCTTTGAAATTAATCGCAGTTGATGGAGGAACACCGCAGAGATCTGGTACAGTAAATATAGATGTGACTGTGTTAGACGCCAACGACAACGATCCAGTTTTTAATCAATCGGTGTACAAAGCATCTGTTTTGGAAAACACGAAAACAGGCACTAGTATCATTACAGTAAATGCAACAGACGCAGATAGTGGATCATATGGACACATTACATACGGTTTATCCGAAATGAAAGAAAGTGCAGGGGATATATTTAGAATTGATGAAAACACCGGAACAATTTACGTGTCTGGTCAGATTGACTAcgagaaagacaaaaaatatgAGTTGAGGGTAGAGGCAAAGGATCACGGTGGACTAACTGGGACAAGTAAAGTTATATTTGATGTTATTGATGTTAATGATAATGCTCCTATTATAAATGTAATGTCATTTTCTAGTCCCCTGTCAGAAGATTCCCGACCTGGTACAACAATTGCAATTTTGAATATAAAAGACACAGATTCTGAGAGAAATGGACAAATTAAATGTTCGATTGATGGTAAACTTCCCTTTAAAATCGAATCATCTCTGACAAATTATTACAATTTGGTCTCAGATCAACACTTTGACAGAGAATCCGTCTCAGAATATAACATAACAATTACAGCCACCGATTTTGGGTCTCCCCCTCTGTCTAGTTCAACAAAATTGCATCTAAAAATCTCTGACGTCAACGACAACGCACCATTATTTGATAAAAACAGCTATACTCCTTATATCACAGAGAATAACTCTCCTGGATTTTCCATATTTACTGTGAGTGCGCGGGACTCTGATTGGAATCAAAACGCTAGAATCTCATATCTTTTAGAGGAAAAACAGGTCAGTGGGAGTCCAGTTTCTACTTATGTGtctttaaactctgaaactggaGTTCTTAGCGCGGTTCGCACCTTTGATTATGAGCAAATCAAACAGTTTGAGTTAGTAATTAAAGCACAAGATGGAGGCTCTCCTCCACTCAGTAGCAACGTGACTGTGAAAATAATGATCCAAGACCAGAACGACAACCCCCCTCAGGTTCTGTACCCAGTCCAGACTGGTGGCTCTCTGGTGGCTGAAATGGTGCCACGTTCAGCAGATGTGGGCTATCTGGTGACTAAAGTGGTGGCTGTTGATGTGGACTCTGGACAGAATGCCTGGCTCTCCTATAAACTACAGAAAGCCACAGACAGGGCGCTGTTTGAAGTGGGCTTACAGaatggagaaatcagaactatcCGCCAAGTCACTGATAAAGATGCTGTCAAACAAAGACTGACTGTTATAGTGGAGGACAACGGGCAGCCCTCTCGTTCAGCTACAGTCATTGTTAACGTGGTGGTGGCGGACAGCTTCCCTGAAGTTCTGTCGGAGTTCACTGAGTTGACACACGACAAGGAGTACAATGACAACCTGACTTTTTACTTAGTCTTGGCTCTGGCTGTGGTTTCCTTCCTCTTCATCACGTGTTTAGTGGTTATTATATCAGTCAAAATCTACAGGTGGAGACAGTCTCGCATCCTGTATCACTCCAACCTGCCTGTCATTCCATATTATCCACCACGTTACTCAGACACTTTGGGGACAGGGACTCTGCCACATGTGTACAATTACGAGGTGTGCAGGACGACTGACTCCAGAAAGAGTGACGTGAAATATATGCAACCGATGAGTCAAAGTTTAGTGAGTGTGGATGGAGTTGTAGACGATGTACCACAAGTGGATAAGCAACTGTCAGGCAACTGTTCCCAAATGCCTACTTTGGTGAGTGATAATCTAATCTTTTCTGTTCCATTTTCCCGTTCTCAGCACGCACCTTTAACCTTCTATGACCCGAACTCATTCATGGCATGCatgtttaatttctctttgctgtttgagctgattgggacctgatgaatataaaaacaaagaatcatCTTTTTACATGATGtagtttctgagaaaaatgataTCCACATACGAGGACAttcgttttaaattttgatagaacactATTAAGTCACAACTGAGTAATGTGCAAAACTCGTTATTTGGTGTCTGACCACAGCAGTATTTTTCctgagtacaaaaacaaaatgagaaacaacAATTGTGCCCCTTTGAGCAATATAGCTCACTGGAAGTGCTGTTAACAGTTCCAGGAAGACGTATGTCTGTAACAAAGTATGGATAAAAATATCAgacccttgtagagcaaaatttagtattgtggtctagacaacccaaaatgtgatgttcaCATATATAGACGCCatgtcctaggaggttaaatgtTGGTGAAAGTTTATCAAAAGCCACTTAGTGTAGCTGTCTGCCTTTGTTCCCCCCCATAATATTCTCTGATTTCTaacttatttttatatttcttttaaacCACCATGAGCAACATCTTTATTGCACCTTTGTATTACTTTGATGTTCTACATTTTTGTGGTATTTATATCTCTGTTTGACTGCTCAGACTtacttttacctttttttttattaaatcgTACTCAAAATCTCATCTTTTTCCAGGTTTTGAATGTATTATACTTTCATCTTTATAATCTGACTTATTAGATATAATAACAACATAATTGCACCAGTAGCAGTTCTActcatttgttatttttgtatttaagaATAATATAAGAATCATCATTTTAAGTTCATcttattatacatttttttaaagtattattATTTGCAGAAGAATTTGCTTTATATTACTCGTTGTTACTGACTATGGACTCTAAGGGACGCTGTTGGTTAACTCACATATTTTGTAACCTATTATGTCAGGATCCTCTCCCTTTTCTCCCTGCTTCCAAAAGAAAGGGTGTTAACGTTCATTATATAGGTGGCAGTGGAATAGAATAGATGtctttcattttactttaactgaatgaaaaaaaaaaattaggctGTCTTTGCATATTCAgttcttttttcctgaataAGAATCATACAAAGATCGATTTCTTTTAATATGGATTGTGGATATAAAACCTACGCCCTGTGTGTAAAATGGCGCTTTTCCTGCAAAGGCAATTGGCAGATTCTGTTCTTCATGTTTTATATGATCCATATGGTCACTGGACACATTCGATACTCTATCCcagaggagatgaagaaagGCTCGCTCATCGGTAATGTAGCACAGGACCTTGGTTTGGATCTCAAAAGGCTCCATTCAGGTCGGCCCCGTATCGCGACCGGCGACAGCATCCAGTACACCGAGCTGCAGACAGACAAAGGGATTTTAGTCGTCAAAGAGAGAATAGACCGAGAGCAGCTCTGTGGAGACACAACCCCGTGCAGTTTCAGCTTTGAAGTGATTTTAGAAAATCCTATGGAGCTACACCAAATCACAGTTGAAATAACGGATATAAACGACCATTCGCCAACCTTCAAACGAAAGAGTATCAATTTTGAAATCAGCGAATCAGCCAGTACTGGCGCTCGTTTCCCTTTGACGATGGCAGAAGATCCAGATGTGGGTGTTAACGGACTTAGGGAGTATTTTCTGGCCGAGAATGACAATTTTGTTCTTAAACAAAACTCGAATGCAGACGGGAAAAAATACGCAGAGTTGGTGCTTCAGAAACCGCTGGACAGGGAGACAAATCCTAATGTGTCTCTAAAGCTAATAGCTGTAGATGGTGGGACTCCGCAGAAATCCGGTACAGTAAATATCGATATAACTGTTCTCGATGTAAATGATAATGCTCCAGTATTCAATCAATCTGTATATAAAGCCACAGTCATGGAAAATTCTCCCCGAGATACTTACGTTATCACTGTTAATGCCAGTGACGCAGATTTCGGATCAAACGCTATTGCAAGTTATATTTTTTCAGATCTCAACAGTGGTCTCAATGATGTATTCATAATTAACGAAAAAACTGGTGTCATTTCAATAACAGGCTCTATTgattatgaaaaaaacaaaaaatacgaACTTCGAATCGAGGCAAAAGATCAGGGAGGTTTAACAGATTCAAGCAAAGTGATAATTGAAGTAACTGATGTTAATGATAACGTCCCTATCATAAGTGTTATGTCATTCACTAGTCCCGTGTCCGAGGACTCTCCTCCTGGTACCACTATTGGCATCATAAATGTAAAAGATCTGGACTCGGGTGATAACGGACAAGTAAACTGTAGAATAGAACAAAACGCGCCTTTCAAAATTAAATCTAATTTAAGAAATTACTATACGTTGGTAACAGATACTGTATTAGATCGTGAAAGCGTTTCAGAATATAACATCACAGTTGTTGCGACAGATGCAGGAATACCTCCTCTTTCAACAAAAAGAACCTTTCATTTAAAGGTCTCTGACGTGAACGATAATGCTCCAGTGTTTTCTCAAAGTGTTTACAATACGTTTATCATAGAGAATAACTCTCCAGGCATTTCTGTTCTCACTCTCGGGGCTAAAGATCCCGATGAAAACCAAAACGCCCGGATATCTTATATACTGGAGAAGACTAATATTGGTGGAGCTCCAGTTTCTgaatatgtttcagtaaatgCAGAAAGCGGAATCGTGCACGCTGTGCGCTCATTTGATTATGAACAAATCAAACAGCTGGTTTTTATTGTCAAGGCGCAAGATGGAGGCTCCCCTCCTCTCAGTAACAATGTGACTGTGAAACTGATAGTTCAGGACCAGAACGACAACCCCCCTCAGGTTCTGTACCCAGTCCAGACTGGTGGCTCTCTGGTGGCTGAAATGGTGCCTCGTTCAGCAGATGTGGGCTATCTGGTGACGAAAGTGGTGGCTGTTGATGTGGACTCTGGACAGAATGCCTGGCTCTCCTATAAACTGCAGAAAGCCACAGACAGGGCCCTGTTTGAAGTGGGCTTACAGaatggagaaatcagaactatcCGCCAAGTCACGGATAAAGATGCTGTCAAGCAAAGACTGACTGTTATAGTGGAGGACAACGGGCAGCCCTCTCGTTCAGTTACAGTCATTGTTAACGTGGCGGTGGCCGACAGCTTCCCTGAAGTGTTGTCGGAGTTCACTGAGTTGACCCACGACAAGGAGTACAATGAGAACCTGACTTTTTACTTAGTCTTGGCTCTGGCTGTGGTTTCCTTTCTCTTCATCACGTGTTTAGTGGTTATTATATCAGTCAAAATCTACAGGTGGAGACAGTCTCGCATCTTGTATCACTCCAACCTGCCTGTCATTCCATATTATCCACCACGTTACTCAGACACTTTGGGGACAGGCACTCTGCCACATGTGTACAATTACGAGGTGTGCAGGACGACTGACTCCAGAAAGAGTGACTGTAAGTTCGGCAGAGCTGGTAGTCAGAACGTGCTGATAATGGACCCCAGTTGTACAGGAACGATGCAGCGGATACAGAGTGAAAAGAGCATCCTGGATGAACCAGACTCTCCTCTACAGGTCAGTCAGAGGATATTTCTATATTTATTCTCGTTCTTTACCTAATTACTCTGATGAAAAGCTTCGCAGCTTTATGCATTTCTCAGCACCAAGGACAGCGTCTCAGTTTTCCTCTGCATATAGGTAGGCCTACAAAGCTTCTGTAAAAGGTCTTACATAGTTACTTTTAAAAGGAATGTCCTCTTATAAAGTCACTGatagtttccattttcttttttttatatccaaatgtctttgtttatagAGTATTGATGATCACacttaaagtgtttgtgcaatGTTTCCTGGCATTGTTTTACTTGCTTACCATTCGCTTGCCATAGTTATGAAGATATTTCAAAGGGACCCTGGAAAGgtaaaatattaacaaaagtATAAAGAAGGTATGTGTTTCTTAAAAGCATTCTTACTTTCTTGTGGAGTCCATATGCTTATCCAATGTCTATTCAATTACTCGACTCTTTCATACCGACTTATTTTATAGTACTTATGCTTTCGATGCTGCCTGAGTCACCGTAAGACTTTGCATTCACTGAATTATGTCAGAATCAGATAATCATTACATTAGGACTTATACATCTATAGTTTCATCTAAGGCAACACTtctatttaatttcattttcgtttgttttgtttgttttgtttttcctgtctgAGTCCCGGTATTGTTGGTCTGGACTCTGGCGTTTAAAAATCTGTGGAAACGTCGGTTTCTGTTCGGTCGGTCGTTTCAAATTCTCTTAGTATTTTGTAGTTGTTGATATTGTTATCTATATATATTCTTACTTGAAAAATGTCTTCATTAAGCAGAATGGTGACAATAAGAGAAATTAAATATTACCCCCACAGTCAGTT
This window encodes:
- the LOC116336096 gene encoding protocadherin gamma-A10-like, with amino-acid sequence MDCGYKTYALCVKWRFSCKGNWQILFFMFYMIHMVTGHIRYSIPEEMKKGSLIGNVAQDLGLDLKRLHSGRPRIATGDSIQYTELQTDKGILVVKERIDREQLCGDTTPCSFSFEVILENPMELHQITVEITDINDHSPTFKRKSINFEISESASTGARFPLTMAEDPDVGVNGLREYFLAENDNFVLKQNSNADGKKYAELVLQKPLDRETNPNVSLKLIAVDGGTPQKSGTVNIDITVLDVNDNAPVFNQSVYKATVMENSPRDTYVITVNASDADFGSNAIASYIFSDLNSGLNDVFIINEKTGVISITGSIDYEKNKKYELRIEAKDQGGLTDSSKVIIEVTDVNDNVPIISVMSFTSPVSEDSPPGTTIGIINVKDLDSGDNGQVNCRIEQNAPFKIKSNLRNYYTLVTDTVLDRESVSEYNITVVATDAGIPPLSTKRTFHLKVSDVNDNAPVFSQSVYNTFIIENNSPGISVLTLGAKDPDENQNARISYILEKTNIGGAPVSEYVSVNAESGIVHAVRSFDYEQIKQLVFIVKAQDGGSPPLSNNVTVKLIVQDQNDNPPQVLYPVQTGGSLVAEMVPRSADVGYLVTKVVAVDVDSGQNAWLSYKLQKATDRALFEVGLQNGEIRTIRQVTDKDAVKQRLTVIVEDNGQPSRSVTVIVNVAVADSFPEVLSEFTELTHDKEYNENLTFYLVLALAVVSFLFITCLVVIISVKIYRWRQSRILYHSNLPVIPYYPPRYSDTLGTGTLPHVYNYEVCRTTDSRKSDCKFGRAGSQNVLIMDPSCTGTMQRIQSEKSILDEPDSPLQSIDDHT